A window of Thermoleophilia bacterium contains these coding sequences:
- a CDS encoding thiamine diphosphokinase: protein MRYPHLLQRLLIAESILGALVEEVARQMRVVLVAGSYLAASLDPACLSSCDLLVAVDGGAEAILAAGAVPGLLVGDMDSISSRTLVRVRELGAEIVELPTAKDETDTEAALRLVVERGAREVVVYGALGGPRLDHLLGNVLLLTAPWLDSVRVRLVEATTELYLAKGDATIEGAVGDTVSLVPLTAVVESVRTAGLLYPLRDEPLYQGSTRGISNVMTAPLAQVSHGLGVLLVVHELLGAREVSR from the coding sequence ATGCGGTATCCTCACCTGCTACAGCGATTGCTTATTGCTGAGTCTATCTTGGGGGCGTTAGTGGAGGAAGTAGCAAGACAAATGCGCGTAGTGCTGGTGGCCGGTTCGTATCTAGCCGCTTCACTTGATCCGGCCTGTCTTTCATCTTGCGACCTCCTGGTGGCTGTGGATGGCGGAGCCGAAGCTATCTTGGCTGCGGGAGCAGTGCCCGGGTTGTTGGTGGGGGATATGGACTCCATCAGTTCTCGTACTCTTGTTCGGGTAAGGGAGCTGGGTGCCGAGATTGTAGAGCTTCCGACCGCGAAAGATGAAACGGACACTGAGGCCGCGCTCCGCCTAGTGGTAGAGCGCGGGGCCCGCGAGGTTGTTGTGTACGGAGCCTTGGGTGGCCCGCGTCTTGATCATCTTTTGGGGAACGTACTGCTACTCACCGCGCCTTGGTTGGACAGCGTCCGAGTGAGGCTTGTAGAGGCCACCACGGAACTCTATCTCGCCAAGGGAGATGCAACTATCGAAGGTGCCGTGGGTGACACTGTGTCCCTGGTACCCCTTACAGCTGTGGTTGAGTCTGTGCGTACGGCAGGGCTTCTTTACCCCCTGCGAGATGAGCCGCTTTACCAGGGCAGCACGCGCGGCATAAGCAACGTAATGACAGCTCCTTTGGCCCAGGTTAGCCATGGTCTAGGAGTGCTGCTGGTTGTTCATGAGTTATTAGGTGCGCGAGAAGTCTCAAGATGA
- a CDS encoding energy-coupling factor transporter transmembrane protein EcfT, whose product MLYRLNPAMKLIACVMIAAALTAVLDPVSPLVIFVLVLATGRFLGGLGLKSQVKPLWVFVLAGVAIVVANILFNKANASAPAVAKLGPIRITEPALWTAAALWLRLLCFALVSLVFVKTTEPQRLILSLVHQFRLNYRVAYGSLVGYRMLPLLQSDYQMIKAAQRLRGMGEFSALLHPLAWLRRYATPLLVGAVRRANRVALAMEARAFGAVPERTYRVKMSITRTDVLFVCLSAVVAAGVLLAVWAAGLARFTVG is encoded by the coding sequence TTGCTGTACAGACTTAACCCAGCCATGAAGCTTATTGCTTGCGTAATGATCGCAGCGGCGCTAACCGCGGTTCTGGACCCCGTAAGCCCGCTTGTGATTTTTGTTTTGGTGTTAGCGACGGGGCGGTTTCTAGGTGGTCTCGGTCTCAAGAGTCAAGTAAAGCCGCTCTGGGTATTCGTGCTTGCGGGGGTGGCCATTGTGGTGGCAAACATACTCTTTAACAAAGCCAACGCATCAGCGCCGGCTGTTGCCAAACTCGGACCTATCCGGATCACGGAGCCGGCGCTTTGGACAGCGGCCGCGTTGTGGCTTCGGCTGCTTTGTTTTGCCCTCGTTTCTTTAGTCTTTGTGAAGACGACAGAACCGCAACGCCTGATTCTGAGTCTGGTGCACCAGTTCCGTCTGAATTACCGCGTTGCGTATGGGAGTTTGGTAGGCTACAGAATGTTGCCTTTGCTGCAATCGGACTATCAGATGATTAAGGCTGCTCAGAGGCTGCGCGGAATGGGGGAGTTTTCCGCTTTGCTTCACCCGCTGGCTTGGTTGCGTCGTTATGCCACTCCGCTATTAGTGGGAGCAGTGCGCAGAGCCAATCGGGTAGCCTTGGCCATGGAAGCTAGGGCATTTGGAGCGGTACCCGAACGCACCTACAGGGTGAAAATGAGCATCACTCGAACCGATGTGCTGTTTGTGTGTCTATCAGCAGTGGTGGCGGCGGGTGTGTTGTTGGCGGTGTGGGCGGCGGGGCTAGCTCGTTTCACTGTCGGCTAG
- a CDS encoding 2-oxoacid:acceptor oxidoreductase family protein, translated as MTIVDSEAGSRTELDETDSGLTEIRWHARGGQGAVTAAKMVAELALGQGKHFQAFPEYGPERSGAPIVAFTRVSDHPIQIYSGVEHPRVIVVLDASLLGAVDVTKGAPPDAVVLVNTSLSPAEIRERYRLRGGNLFTVDATRIALETIGRPIPNTPMVGALSRIIGLFPIDKVVEFIREDFGKKFPPKLVEGNVAAALRSFEEVRGE; from the coding sequence TTGACTATTGTTGACTCAGAAGCCGGCAGTCGCACAGAGTTAGACGAGACAGACTCTGGGCTTACTGAGATTCGCTGGCATGCACGTGGCGGGCAGGGGGCGGTAACAGCCGCAAAGATGGTTGCGGAGCTTGCCCTCGGCCAGGGCAAACACTTTCAGGCCTTCCCCGAATACGGCCCCGAACGATCCGGAGCTCCAATCGTGGCCTTCACTCGGGTGAGCGATCACCCAATTCAGATCTACTCAGGAGTAGAACATCCTCGAGTGATCGTGGTTCTTGACGCCTCACTACTCGGTGCGGTTGATGTAACCAAAGGCGCCCCGCCTGACGCAGTAGTGCTTGTAAACACCAGTCTTTCCCCTGCGGAGATACGCGAGCGGTACCGGCTGCGAGGAGGCAATCTTTTTACAGTAGACGCCACCCGTATAGCTTTAGAGACTATCGGACGCCCCATCCCGAACACACCGATGGTTGGAGCCCTAAGTCGAATCATCGGCCTCTTCCCAATTGACAAGGTTGTGGAGTTCATAAGAGAAGATTTCGGCAAGAAGTTCCCGCCCAAATTAGTTGAGGGGAATGTGGCCGCCGCTTTGCGAAGCTTTGAGGAGGTAAGAGGAGAGTGA
- a CDS encoding NAD(P)H-dependent oxidoreductase subunit E produces MSTKNKAASGSKLYEIIRGIDFERRNLTSDRQGPTLLRLVKDDKGKYRCYSCTLCERTCPVDCIQINYKAEQPEEPFDVEAAGAAALAAAPPIDRKLLDPIIAGIRSGSGLIEALHSTQEVFGYLPRPALEAIAEEMRLPMSRLYGVASFYTQFRLQPVGKYVIDVCMGTACHVAGAPLVVEAFSQELEIPVGGTTPDGLFTLQTVNCVGACALAPVVRIGDAETYGRMGPTEARRLVRKLRKQEAQR; encoded by the coding sequence ATGAGTACAAAGAACAAAGCAGCAAGCGGGTCAAAGCTCTACGAGATTATTCGAGGAATCGACTTTGAGCGTCGGAATCTAACAAGCGATAGGCAAGGGCCCACGCTGCTCCGATTGGTCAAAGACGACAAAGGTAAGTACCGCTGCTACTCGTGCACCCTGTGTGAACGAACCTGTCCGGTAGACTGCATACAGATCAACTACAAGGCTGAGCAACCCGAGGAACCGTTTGATGTGGAAGCTGCTGGCGCGGCCGCCTTGGCGGCCGCGCCCCCCATTGACCGCAAGCTCCTTGACCCGATAATAGCTGGCATTCGCTCGGGCTCGGGGCTCATCGAGGCGCTACACTCCACGCAGGAGGTTTTCGGCTACCTACCGAGACCTGCACTAGAGGCTATTGCCGAAGAAATGCGCTTGCCCATGTCGCGGCTTTATGGGGTAGCCAGCTTTTATACCCAGTTCCGGTTGCAGCCAGTTGGTAAATATGTCATCGACGTCTGCATGGGCACAGCTTGCCACGTGGCAGGAGCGCCACTTGTTGTAGAGGCTTTCAGCCAAGAGCTTGAAATCCCGGTGGGAGGCACCACCCCGGATGGGCTTTTCACTCTTCAGACGGTCAACTGCGTAGGTGCTTGCGCTTTGGCTCCCGTCGTTCGCATAGGCGACGCCGAAACTTATGGACGCATGGGTCCCACCGAAGCAAGACGCTTAGTCCGCAAGCTGCGCAAGCAGGAGGCCCAGCGATGA
- a CDS encoding PHP domain-containing protein gives MSLPGLRVDLHNHTRFSSDGWLSPRELLLAAARRGIHCLAVTDHNTLEGALEAAALAEEDPSLPRVIPGIELTTREGEIIALYVSDPIPAGLALPEAIDRVKGQGGLVYLPHPCELVRHGAISRRARLQAASLADIVEVLNGRALTPKAQKKALLLAQALGKASGAGSDAHARSEVGSAFVLVDDYPTRDTLVSLLQRGTVVGTLGAMDYTVNWVVRGFAPFVRLSRELTRH, from the coding sequence ATGTCGCTTCCCGGACTCCGCGTAGACCTGCACAACCATACCCGGTTTTCTTCTGACGGATGGCTGTCTCCGCGCGAACTTCTTCTCGCAGCAGCAAGACGCGGAATTCACTGCTTGGCGGTGACTGACCACAATACTTTGGAAGGGGCTCTTGAGGCCGCAGCTTTGGCCGAAGAAGATCCATCTTTGCCGCGCGTCATTCCAGGAATTGAGCTTACAACCAGGGAAGGTGAGATCATCGCTCTTTACGTCTCCGATCCAATTCCGGCTGGGCTTGCGCTACCGGAAGCTATAGACCGTGTGAAGGGTCAAGGGGGACTTGTCTACCTACCTCATCCGTGTGAGTTGGTTAGACATGGGGCTATCTCTAGGCGGGCCCGCCTGCAAGCAGCAAGTTTGGCTGACATTGTAGAGGTTCTAAACGGGCGGGCACTTACACCAAAGGCACAGAAGAAGGCCTTGTTGCTGGCACAGGCTCTCGGCAAAGCCAGTGGGGCCGGGAGCGATGCTCATGCCCGCTCAGAGGTGGGTTCGGCCTTTGTCTTGGTGGACGACTACCCAACGCGGGATACCCTCGTTTCCTTACTTCAACGGGGGACAGTTGTTGGGACTTTGGGGGCGATGGACTACACTGTTAATTGGGTGGTTCGCGGTTTTGCCCCCTTTGTACGTTTGAGCCGTGAGTTGACACGTCACTAA
- a CDS encoding ECF transporter S component, translating into MSRLFGNWKTREIVVAAVLAVACGVIFWAWGLLWTAVFEPLVPFPIHYALVGIWMMGGLLVAYVVRRPGAALLGELVAAFVSMAMGNQWGFLTMASGLVQGVGSELVFALARWRRFTGLVFYAAAGVAGAFSIVLDTFVWSYYAVYSWSSVLVAGILSVLSSLVLGGVVSQIMAKALVQTGVLSGLEISRQKAERV; encoded by the coding sequence ATGAGTCGATTGTTTGGCAATTGGAAGACCCGAGAAATAGTAGTGGCGGCTGTGCTTGCTGTGGCCTGCGGCGTGATTTTTTGGGCTTGGGGACTTCTTTGGACAGCGGTCTTTGAGCCGCTTGTGCCTTTCCCCATTCACTACGCTCTTGTCGGCATCTGGATGATGGGTGGTCTGCTGGTGGCTTACGTGGTTCGCCGCCCAGGCGCTGCGCTACTTGGGGAGTTGGTGGCGGCTTTTGTCAGTATGGCCATGGGTAATCAGTGGGGTTTCCTTACCATGGCAAGTGGCCTGGTCCAAGGGGTAGGGTCAGAGTTGGTATTTGCTTTGGCCCGGTGGAGACGCTTTACCGGCCTGGTTTTCTATGCTGCGGCCGGGGTGGCGGGGGCTTTCAGCATTGTTCTTGACACGTTTGTCTGGAGCTACTACGCCGTCTACTCTTGGAGCAGCGTTCTGGTGGCCGGGATACTGTCGGTATTGAGTTCACTTGTTCTGGGGGGAGTAGTGTCCCAGATTATGGCTAAAGCTCTTGTCCAGACTGGAGTTCTTTCTGGTCTTGAGATATCCAGACAGAAAGCCGAACGTGTCTAG
- the porA gene encoding pyruvate ferredoxin oxidoreductase, whose product MGQAKTEILAVTGNEAVAEAMRQINPDVVCAYPITPQTEVVQLYAQMVADGKVTSEFVTVESEHSAMSAVIGAAAAGARTMTATSSQGLALMWELLFIASSYRLPIVMTTVNRALSGPINIHCDHSDSMGARDSGWIQLYGENHQHAYDNCIQAVRIAEDLNVRLPVMHMYDGYVISGAIGPLVPLDDEQVQHFIGPFRAINPLLDADRPVTVGPFDGLHGWYFEHKVAQNRAMARALEVIQRVADEYAEMSGRRYGLLDPYRMEDAEVAVVVVGSTAGTTRIVVDKLRAKGVKAGMIRVRVFRPFPAQAYAAALERVKAVGVLDRADSFGAQGGPVFLEVRAALYDLDPRPQVLPFVYGLGGRDIFPQHIEQAFDVLVEAASSGKRWPTVRRYLNLRDD is encoded by the coding sequence GTGGGCCAAGCAAAGACCGAGATTCTCGCGGTCACCGGTAACGAGGCGGTAGCTGAGGCTATGCGTCAGATCAACCCCGACGTGGTATGCGCCTACCCCATTACTCCACAAACTGAGGTAGTGCAGCTGTACGCACAAATGGTAGCTGACGGCAAGGTGACTTCTGAGTTTGTGACAGTAGAATCCGAACACTCCGCCATGAGCGCGGTGATAGGAGCGGCAGCCGCCGGCGCAAGGACCATGACCGCCACCTCATCGCAGGGCCTAGCCCTTATGTGGGAGCTCTTGTTTATCGCCTCAAGCTACCGCCTGCCTATCGTTATGACCACCGTTAACCGCGCCCTATCAGGACCGATCAACATTCATTGTGATCACAGTGACAGTATGGGCGCACGCGACTCGGGATGGATTCAACTATATGGGGAGAATCACCAGCACGCCTATGACAACTGCATCCAGGCGGTACGCATCGCCGAAGACTTAAATGTGCGTCTCCCAGTGATGCACATGTATGACGGATACGTCATAAGTGGGGCGATTGGCCCGCTTGTCCCGTTAGACGACGAACAAGTGCAGCATTTCATCGGGCCTTTTCGGGCGATAAATCCTCTTCTTGACGCAGACCGCCCTGTAACGGTGGGACCATTCGATGGCCTTCATGGCTGGTACTTCGAACACAAGGTAGCCCAGAATCGGGCAATGGCTCGCGCACTCGAAGTGATCCAGCGCGTCGCAGATGAGTATGCCGAAATGAGCGGCCGTCGCTATGGGCTGCTCGACCCCTACCGCATGGAAGACGCCGAAGTGGCAGTCGTAGTAGTGGGGTCCACAGCTGGTACTACTCGCATCGTGGTAGACAAGCTTAGAGCCAAAGGTGTCAAGGCGGGCATGATACGGGTGCGCGTCTTTCGTCCTTTCCCCGCCCAGGCTTATGCCGCTGCGCTTGAGCGGGTGAAAGCCGTAGGGGTTTTGGACCGAGCCGACTCTTTTGGGGCTCAGGGCGGGCCGGTTTTTCTTGAAGTGCGAGCGGCCCTGTATGATCTTGATCCCCGTCCCCAGGTACTCCCGTTTGTCTACGGACTGGGAGGAAGAGATATCTTCCCACAACACATCGAGCAAGCTTTCGATGTGCTCGTGGAGGCGGCTAGTAGCGGGAAGCGCTGGCCTACCGTCCGCCGTTATCTCAATCTGCGCGACGACTAG
- the amrS gene encoding AmmeMemoRadiSam system radical SAM enzyme — protein MLWCGMRESPAVRCILCAHRCIIEPGQRGLCGVRENRGGVLYSLVYGKPVSVAVDPIEKKPLFHFLPGTASLSLATVGCNFGCVFCQNSDISQMPKERGVIAGKKVLPGEVVEAALQAGCRSISYTYTEPTVFYEYARDCASLAAAAGLKNVFVTNGYMTAATLRDMDGLLDAANVDLKAFSDDFYRSMVGARLKPVLDSIKRMWNMGVWVEVTTLLIPGKNDKEDELRALASFLASISPDIPWHVSRFYPAYKLRDLPPTPVASIERALEIGREEGLHYVYGGNVPGHASESTTCPQCGLLVIERHGFAVSKNLLRQGRCPRCGRQIAVQEKEAPR, from the coding sequence ATGCTTTGGTGCGGGATGCGCGAAAGCCCGGCTGTGCGCTGTATCTTGTGTGCCCACCGTTGCATCATTGAGCCAGGACAGCGGGGTCTGTGTGGAGTCCGCGAAAATCGCGGCGGGGTCCTCTACTCCTTGGTCTACGGGAAACCTGTATCTGTCGCCGTAGATCCCATCGAGAAAAAGCCTCTATTTCACTTCTTGCCGGGGACGGCGAGCCTCTCTCTTGCCACTGTTGGTTGCAACTTTGGATGCGTGTTTTGTCAAAACTCCGATATTAGCCAAATGCCCAAGGAGCGCGGTGTAATCGCGGGGAAGAAGGTCCTGCCGGGAGAAGTAGTCGAGGCGGCGTTGCAAGCGGGGTGCAGAAGCATTTCCTATACCTATACGGAGCCGACGGTCTTCTATGAGTATGCCCGTGACTGCGCCTCTTTAGCTGCCGCAGCGGGCCTCAAAAACGTGTTTGTTACCAACGGATACATGACTGCCGCCACCCTTCGGGATATGGACGGGCTTCTTGATGCAGCAAACGTTGACCTTAAAGCATTTTCCGATGACTTTTACCGTTCTATGGTTGGCGCTCGGTTAAAACCAGTGCTTGACTCCATCAAGCGCATGTGGAACATGGGGGTCTGGGTTGAGGTAACCACTCTTCTAATCCCGGGGAAGAACGATAAGGAAGATGAGCTGCGGGCCTTGGCTTCGTTCTTGGCGTCGATTTCCCCGGACATTCCCTGGCACGTCTCGCGTTTTTATCCCGCCTACAAGCTGCGCGACTTACCTCCGACGCCTGTGGCAAGTATTGAGCGCGCTCTTGAAATTGGGCGAGAGGAGGGACTCCACTACGTGTACGGGGGCAATGTGCCCGGCCATGCTTCGGAATCCACGACCTGTCCTCAGTGTGGGCTCTTGGTGATTGAGCGCCACGGATTTGCTGTAAGCAAGAATTTACTCAGACAGGGGCGCTGCCCCCGCTGTGGGCGACAGATTGCAGTGCAGGAGAAGGAGGCGCCACGATGA
- a CDS encoding energy-coupling factor ABC transporter ATP-binding protein, with product MSSLVSVSHLTFAYSLGGRPTLVDVSFSVQRGRPLLVLGPSGAGKSTLTLCLSGLIPQVIQGDYRGDVRVEGLSAAETPVHQLAKMVGLVFQDPDSQFCTLTVEDEIAFGLENLAWSPEDMETAIDDALAAVGLAGFRDRELATLSGGEKQRVALAAVLAMNPRVLLLDEPSAHLDPRSTAGLFALLRKLSGERRCTMVVIEHKLDELLDWVEDVLVLDSGGSRLAFGGAREVFYGNSSRLAQAGIWRPQTVEVVESLRSLGWDIPGNPLTVQETAAALAETPGVLKRLASSTTGSHTSGYPNRVQLPGATYCEAKLEDDASLLVKDIHFSYPRAQAASPTLANVSFAVRKGGFLAVAGPSGAGKTTLGLILSGILRPSRGIVRLGGQDLSLMKPAVAARKVGHVFQNPEHQFVSDTVFGELAVSLLPSAGNKASERLDQDQRALVLDWLERLSLSHRANDSPFALSHGQKRRLSVAAMLIRQPSLLVLDEPTLGQDEIQAQRLMALVQDFRARAGTVVMITHDMRLVAEYADVLVVLVGGRVLFFGSPRDFFADAGLVAETGMALPPLARVGKLLGERTGVDAKSLVSLADFMLRLGPAGKGC from the coding sequence TTGTCCTCACTGGTTTCAGTCAGTCACCTTACGTTTGCGTATTCGCTCGGCGGAAGGCCGACTTTGGTGGACGTCTCCTTTTCCGTTCAGCGTGGACGGCCCCTATTGGTACTTGGCCCAAGCGGCGCGGGCAAGAGCACACTCACCCTATGTTTAAGCGGACTTATTCCGCAAGTAATCCAAGGCGATTACCGCGGCGACGTGCGGGTAGAGGGCTTGTCCGCGGCCGAAACTCCGGTGCATCAACTTGCCAAAATGGTAGGGCTGGTTTTCCAAGACCCTGATTCCCAGTTTTGCACGCTCACCGTAGAAGATGAGATAGCCTTTGGGCTTGAAAACTTGGCTTGGTCTCCCGAGGATATGGAAACCGCCATAGACGATGCTCTTGCTGCGGTGGGACTTGCGGGTTTCCGCGATCGGGAGCTTGCGACTCTTTCGGGCGGAGAGAAGCAGCGCGTGGCGCTTGCCGCCGTGCTGGCCATGAACCCCAGAGTTCTCTTGTTGGACGAGCCCTCTGCACATCTTGACCCGCGTTCAACTGCGGGCCTTTTTGCGCTACTTCGCAAGCTAAGCGGTGAGCGCCGTTGCACAATGGTGGTCATCGAGCACAAGCTTGATGAGCTGTTGGACTGGGTCGAGGACGTTCTTGTTCTTGACTCAGGGGGCAGCAGGCTAGCGTTTGGTGGGGCCAGGGAAGTTTTCTACGGCAACAGCTCAAGGCTGGCTCAGGCAGGGATCTGGCGACCGCAGACGGTTGAAGTGGTGGAGAGCTTACGCTCTCTCGGTTGGGACATCCCCGGCAATCCTCTCACGGTACAGGAAACAGCCGCCGCTCTCGCAGAGACACCGGGGGTGTTGAAACGTCTTGCATCGTCTACAACTGGCTCGCATACCTCTGGTTATCCAAACAGGGTGCAGCTCCCGGGGGCGACGTACTGTGAGGCTAAACTTGAGGATGATGCCTCTCTTCTGGTAAAGGACATCCATTTTTCCTACCCCCGCGCGCAGGCAGCCAGCCCTACATTGGCCAACGTCTCCTTTGCTGTTCGCAAGGGAGGCTTCCTGGCGGTAGCTGGCCCCAGCGGCGCTGGAAAGACCACCCTAGGCTTGATTCTGTCCGGAATTCTTAGACCTTCCCGCGGTATTGTGCGTCTGGGCGGGCAAGACCTTTCTCTGATGAAGCCGGCTGTTGCGGCCAGAAAGGTAGGGCATGTCTTTCAGAATCCTGAGCATCAGTTTGTGAGTGATACCGTTTTTGGCGAGCTTGCAGTGAGCCTCCTTCCGTCTGCCGGTAACAAAGCATCCGAGCGGTTAGATCAAGACCAGCGAGCTCTTGTTCTAGATTGGCTAGAGCGGCTGAGTCTTAGCCACCGGGCCAACGACAGTCCTTTTGCGCTCAGTCACGGACAAAAGCGACGACTCAGCGTAGCCGCAATGTTGATTCGCCAACCCTCCTTGCTGGTTCTTGATGAGCCTACCTTGGGTCAAGATGAAATTCAGGCTCAAAGGCTTATGGCCCTGGTGCAGGATTTTCGTGCCCGAGCAGGCACTGTGGTAATGATCACCCACGACATGAGACTGGTGGCGGAGTATGCCGACGTTCTGGTAGTACTGGTTGGGGGCAGAGTACTGTTTTTTGGCTCACCGCGAGATTTCTTCGCCGATGCTGGTCTTGTAGCCGAGACGGGGATGGCGCTGCCTCCTCTGGCGCGAGTGGGCAAGTTACTAGGGGAGAGAACCGGGGTAGACGCCAAATCTCTCGTCTCCCTCGCCGATTTCATGCTGCGGTTGGGACCTGCGGGAAAGGGCTGCTAG
- a CDS encoding 4Fe-4S binding protein, which translates to MSSDSRSSWDISDIATWGPEKHELGATIPEAGNSVQVETGGWRSQVPVIDTSRCSGCLLCYFYCPDASIVIENGRAVAIDLAHCKGCGICAHECPEKAILMKLETKE; encoded by the coding sequence GTGAGTTCTGACAGCCGGTCCTCTTGGGACATCAGCGACATTGCCACCTGGGGGCCAGAGAAGCACGAACTCGGCGCGACCATTCCCGAAGCAGGAAACTCCGTACAAGTAGAAACAGGCGGTTGGCGTTCGCAAGTCCCTGTCATTGACACCAGCAGATGCAGCGGGTGCCTTCTTTGCTACTTCTATTGTCCCGACGCCTCCATCGTAATTGAAAACGGGCGCGCAGTGGCCATTGATCTTGCCCATTGCAAAGGGTGCGGTATTTGTGCTCACGAGTGTCCCGAGAAAGCCATCCTCATGAAATTGGAAACCAAGGAGTAA
- a CDS encoding protein kinase, producing the protein MASTGEESGARPLLKNRYRLDRVLGRGGMCIVYQAWDTKLHRHVAIKRLEPPLNQDPRTRARFDREGRALAQLSHPNLVTLIDRGSTETDDYLVFEYIEGRSLKEIIREGPLSFEEVGRIAGQVAEGLAAAHARGIIHRDIKPQNILIDRAGTAKVTDFGIAIGPDWTRVTRAGSVIGSARYMSPEQIRGRPVDARSDIYSLGVVMYEMLTGHPPFDGTNVPEIARQHLTAAPRPIEDTRPDIPAGLSKVVMRCLEKLPEDRFSSMDELLGALTGLGLYSPRPGQETTSSRRLLRRSESDAEREVFPSVSYAPGTSKSDEDVTGEALWLREHSRRLARRRRRARVLKGVGVLVLLVAIALAVALPLTLGGVEAPAVVGLTVDEAKAVAEEKGITVEVVQQVPTFDQEAGVVLGQEPAAAAELKENILKLTVSRRPIPVAVAKLRDYDPEGDQTENPNKLPNLIDDKESSVWVTELYRSKDFGGLKSGVGIDFTLEEEATMVEIVSTVEGWAGQLLKKLSSGTTAKLADLKGQATQFISLREPITEGRLWFTKLAPVTNTRWGVEIAEIRFYR; encoded by the coding sequence ATGGCCAGCACAGGCGAAGAGAGCGGAGCTAGACCGCTCCTTAAGAATCGTTATCGGCTTGACCGAGTCCTGGGACGAGGCGGCATGTGCATCGTCTACCAGGCCTGGGACACCAAGCTGCACCGTCATGTTGCGATAAAACGGCTCGAGCCCCCGCTCAATCAAGACCCACGGACACGGGCAAGATTCGACAGAGAAGGTCGCGCACTTGCTCAGTTGTCCCATCCGAACTTGGTCACTCTGATCGATCGCGGATCTACTGAGACCGACGACTATCTTGTCTTTGAATACATCGAAGGGCGGTCGCTCAAGGAAATCATCCGCGAGGGACCCCTGAGTTTTGAGGAAGTGGGCCGGATCGCTGGACAAGTAGCAGAAGGTCTAGCTGCCGCACATGCCCGGGGAATCATCCACAGAGACATCAAGCCACAAAACATACTTATCGATCGCGCCGGCACTGCCAAAGTCACCGATTTTGGGATCGCGATCGGTCCAGACTGGACGCGTGTAACTCGTGCGGGATCTGTAATCGGAAGCGCACGTTATATGTCTCCAGAGCAAATCCGTGGCCGCCCCGTAGATGCACGTTCGGACATTTACTCCCTCGGGGTGGTGATGTACGAGATGCTGACCGGTCATCCCCCGTTCGACGGTACAAACGTGCCTGAGATCGCTCGTCAGCACCTTACTGCCGCTCCTCGGCCTATTGAAGACACCCGCCCGGATATCCCTGCGGGTCTCAGCAAGGTTGTCATGCGCTGTTTGGAAAAGTTGCCAGAGGATCGTTTCTCGTCAATGGATGAACTCCTCGGCGCGCTTACAGGCTTGGGACTGTACTCGCCTCGGCCTGGTCAAGAGACAACTTCCTCACGCCGCCTGCTGCGTCGAAGCGAAAGCGACGCCGAAAGAGAAGTTTTCCCCTCGGTTTCTTACGCCCCAGGTACATCCAAAAGCGACGAAGACGTTACGGGTGAGGCCCTATGGCTAAGAGAGCACAGCCGCCGCTTGGCCCGGCGTCGTCGGAGAGCCAGAGTACTTAAGGGCGTGGGTGTGCTAGTTCTGCTGGTTGCCATTGCGCTCGCGGTGGCCTTGCCGCTTACCTTGGGCGGAGTAGAAGCTCCAGCAGTTGTAGGTCTCACCGTAGATGAGGCCAAAGCGGTGGCCGAAGAAAAAGGCATTACCGTCGAGGTTGTACAGCAGGTTCCCACCTTCGACCAAGAGGCTGGCGTTGTGCTTGGGCAGGAGCCTGCAGCTGCGGCCGAGCTTAAGGAAAACATTCTCAAACTAACAGTTTCCAGACGTCCGATCCCAGTGGCAGTGGCAAAACTCCGCGACTATGACCCCGAGGGCGACCAAACGGAGAATCCCAACAAATTGCCCAACCTCATCGACGACAAGGAAAGCAGCGTGTGGGTGACCGAGCTCTACCGCTCTAAGGACTTTGGGGGTCTAAAGAGCGGTGTGGGCATTGATTTCACCTTAGAGGAAGAGGCCACAATGGTAGAGATCGTCTCCACTGTTGAGGGCTGGGCTGGTCAGCTACTCAAGAAACTTTCTTCGGGAACTACAGCCAAACTGGCCGACCTAAAAGGGCAGGCCACCCAGTTCATCTCTCTCCGAGAGCCCATAACGGAAGGCCGCCTGTGGTTTACAAAGCTGGCGCCAGTAACAAACACCCGGTGGGGCGTGGAGATTGCCGAAATTCGCTTCTACCGTTGA